Proteins found in one Tsukamurella paurometabola DSM 20162 genomic segment:
- a CDS encoding zf-HC2 domain-containing protein, with product MHCARWRGALSAELDGELDAAERAGLVRHLGACPACAVWLEENRRIGRRLALRSVEPAEDLHARLLPLVDLRTICGCGDVCRCEPECTCGDLCACRAAH from the coding sequence ATGCACTGTGCGAGGTGGCGCGGCGCGCTCTCCGCCGAGCTCGACGGTGAGCTCGACGCTGCCGAGCGCGCCGGACTGGTGCGCCATCTGGGCGCATGTCCTGCGTGCGCGGTGTGGCTGGAGGAGAACCGGCGTATCGGCCGCCGTCTCGCCCTGCGCTCCGTCGAACCCGCGGAGGACCTGCACGCCCGCCTGCTACCGCTGGTCGACCTGCGCACCATCTGCGGCTGCGGCGACGTCTGCCGCTGCGAACCCGAGTGCACGTGCGGCGACCTCTGCGCCTGTCGCGCGGCGCACTGA
- a CDS encoding sigma-70 family RNA polymerase sigma factor, with amino-acid sequence MPNPDADVSAATAAALRAGRGDGTALAEFVALTQHDVRRFVALVAGADEADDLVQETYLRAFGSLHRFEGRSSARTWLTSIARHVVIDAIRHRTARPSTPVGDGTDLDGLAAAPHRDLPEHARVELRDLLERIDDDRREALVLTQVIGFSYAETAQIVGCAIGTIRSRVARARTDLHTLVHGEAADPTRAAG; translated from the coding sequence ATGCCGAATCCGGATGCCGATGTCAGTGCGGCGACCGCCGCCGCACTGCGTGCCGGCCGGGGCGACGGAACCGCCCTCGCGGAGTTCGTCGCCCTGACCCAGCACGATGTGCGACGGTTCGTGGCGCTGGTCGCCGGGGCCGACGAGGCGGACGATCTGGTGCAGGAGACCTACCTGCGCGCCTTCGGCTCGCTGCATCGCTTCGAGGGCCGATCCTCGGCCCGGACCTGGCTCACCAGCATCGCCCGACATGTGGTGATCGACGCGATACGCCACCGCACCGCCCGCCCCAGCACACCCGTCGGCGACGGGACCGATCTGGATGGTCTCGCCGCCGCGCCGCATCGCGACCTGCCCGAACACGCTCGCGTCGAACTACGCGACCTGCTCGAACGGATCGATGACGACCGCCGCGAGGCCCTGGTGCTGACCCAGGTGATCGGATTCAGCTACGCCGAAACCGCGCAGATCGTGGGGTGCGCCATCGGCACCATCCGCTCGCGGGTGGCACGAGCTCGCACCGACCTCCACACCCTGGTTCACGGCGAAGCCGCCGACCCGACCCGCGCCGCGGGCTGA
- a CDS encoding ABC transporter ATP-binding protein: MSMESVAWDTLYRGSRALDAPSKRPIETLRRMGPFARPHRWRLTAFLALSVISALLAVATPLLAGRVVDRIVGGGPVSVVVELAILIAVIAIVGAGVDLLSRWYSSRIGEGLIFQLRTAVFDHVQTMPVAFFTRTRTGALVSRLNNDVLGAQRAFSDTLAGVVTNVVTLLLTLGVMLSISWQITLLALILLPIFILPSRPMGRKIAGMSRRAARHNATMSDQMTERFSAPGATLVKLYGRPDLESHEFAARAAAVRDIGVSTAMARMLFVTLLTLVSSLALALVYGVGGFYALRGDLQAGAVVALALLLTRLYAPLTALANARVEVMTALVSFERVFEVLDLVPMVRDAPNAITIDKSPTELRFDGVSFAYPSAEKVSLASLEEVAQLDTRGGETVLHDVSFTAAPGSMVALVGSSGAGKSTIAQLATRLYDPDAGSITLNGTDLRDITAQSLHSAVGLVTQDGHLFHDSIRSNLVLANPDATEAEIADALRRARLTDLIAHLPDGLDTVVGERGYRLSGGERQRLTIARLLLAQPSVVILDEATAHLDSTSEAAVQAALGEALADRTSLVIAHRLSTIRSADLILVLEAGHVVERGTHEALLAQGGRYAELYRTQFADQAA, from the coding sequence ATGAGCATGGAATCGGTCGCCTGGGACACCCTGTACCGCGGATCGCGCGCCCTCGACGCACCGTCGAAGCGCCCGATCGAGACGCTGCGGCGCATGGGTCCGTTCGCCCGTCCGCACCGGTGGCGACTCACCGCATTTCTCGCACTCTCCGTGATCTCCGCCCTCCTCGCGGTGGCCACTCCCCTGCTGGCCGGACGGGTGGTCGACCGGATCGTCGGCGGCGGACCGGTGAGTGTGGTGGTCGAGCTCGCGATCCTCATCGCCGTGATCGCGATCGTCGGTGCCGGCGTAGATCTGCTCTCCCGCTGGTACTCCTCGCGTATCGGCGAAGGCCTGATCTTCCAGCTGCGTACCGCCGTCTTCGATCACGTCCAGACGATGCCGGTGGCCTTCTTCACCCGCACGCGCACGGGCGCGCTCGTCTCCCGACTCAACAATGACGTGCTCGGCGCGCAGCGCGCCTTCTCCGACACCCTTGCGGGCGTGGTCACGAACGTGGTGACGCTGCTGCTCACGCTGGGCGTCATGCTCAGTATCTCGTGGCAGATCACGCTCTTGGCACTGATCCTGCTGCCCATCTTCATCCTGCCGTCACGACCGATGGGCCGGAAGATCGCGGGGATGTCGCGCCGCGCTGCGCGGCACAACGCCACCATGAGCGACCAGATGACCGAGCGCTTCTCGGCCCCGGGCGCCACGCTGGTCAAGCTGTACGGCCGCCCCGACCTGGAATCGCATGAGTTCGCCGCGCGCGCAGCGGCGGTCCGCGACATCGGTGTGAGCACGGCGATGGCGCGAATGCTGTTCGTCACCCTGCTGACGTTGGTCAGCTCGCTCGCCCTGGCCCTGGTCTACGGCGTCGGCGGCTTCTACGCCCTGCGCGGCGATCTGCAGGCCGGCGCGGTGGTCGCGCTGGCACTGCTGCTCACCCGGCTGTACGCGCCGCTGACGGCACTGGCGAACGCCCGGGTCGAGGTGATGACCGCGCTCGTCTCCTTCGAGCGGGTCTTCGAAGTGCTCGACCTGGTGCCGATGGTGCGCGATGCACCGAACGCGATCACCATCGACAAGTCCCCCACCGAACTGCGTTTCGACGGTGTGAGCTTCGCGTATCCGTCGGCGGAGAAGGTCTCACTCGCCTCACTGGAGGAGGTGGCGCAGCTCGACACCCGCGGCGGCGAGACCGTCCTGCACGACGTCTCCTTCACCGCTGCACCGGGATCCATGGTGGCCCTGGTCGGCAGCTCCGGGGCGGGCAAGTCGACGATCGCGCAGCTCGCCACGCGGCTGTACGACCCCGATGCGGGGTCGATCACCCTCAACGGCACCGATCTTCGCGATATCACCGCACAATCGTTGCACTCGGCAGTAGGTCTGGTCACCCAGGACGGACACCTGTTCCATGACAGCATCCGGTCGAACCTGGTGCTCGCCAATCCCGACGCCACCGAGGCGGAGATCGCGGACGCGCTGCGTCGCGCCCGGCTGACGGATCTGATCGCGCACCTACCCGACGGGCTCGACACTGTAGTGGGCGAACGCGGATACCGGCTCTCCGGCGGCGAGCGCCAGCGCCTGACCATCGCCCGCCTGCTCCTGGCGCAGCCTTCGGTCGTCATCCTCGATGAGGCCACGGCCCACCTGGATTCGACATCCGAGGCGGCCGTGCAGGCAGCGCTGGGTGAGGCACTCGCGGACCGCACGTCGCTGGTGATCGCGCACCGGTTGTCGACGATCCGCTCGGCCGACCTCATCCTCGTCCTCGAGGCGGGCCACGTCGTCGAGCGCGGCACGCACGAGGCTCTGCTCGCACAGGGCGGCCGGTACGCCGAGCTCTATCGCACCCAGTTCGCCGACCAGGCGGCATAG
- a CDS encoding MerR family transcriptional regulator — translation MNATGLMSIGMFSRATLLSVKQLRRYHEQGVLVPAAVDPDSGYRLYDAAQVHDAAVLSRLRDLDLPLAEVARVLEARDPEVTRTVLAQHERTLRERRADLERAIVALQDATAPLVHTPTHLREFEAVDVLEIRGTVEHTRLPEFLGAAYPELETCAAAAGLTVSGPSMAEYPAQFSDVEEVSALLPVSGPGAVSGRVRNRRLGRVHCAVAVHHGAYDTFDETYGQLGAWIARNATDAQAPIIERYLVDPLAAATPADLRTEIWWPVVAAAPKEN, via the coding sequence GTGAACGCAACCGGACTGATGTCGATCGGCATGTTCTCGCGCGCCACGCTGCTGTCGGTCAAGCAATTGCGGCGGTACCACGAACAGGGGGTACTGGTGCCCGCCGCGGTGGACCCGGATTCGGGCTACCGCCTCTACGATGCGGCGCAGGTCCACGACGCCGCCGTGCTCTCCCGGCTCCGTGATCTGGATCTACCGCTCGCCGAGGTGGCACGGGTCCTCGAGGCCCGTGATCCGGAGGTGACCCGCACCGTGCTCGCCCAGCACGAGCGAACCCTCCGTGAGCGCCGCGCCGATCTGGAACGCGCCATCGTCGCCCTGCAGGACGCGACGGCGCCGCTGGTCCACACGCCTACGCACCTGCGCGAGTTCGAGGCGGTCGACGTCCTGGAGATCCGCGGCACCGTGGAGCACACTCGGCTGCCCGAGTTCCTCGGCGCAGCCTACCCGGAGCTCGAAACCTGCGCCGCGGCGGCCGGACTCACCGTGTCAGGGCCGTCGATGGCCGAGTATCCGGCGCAGTTCTCCGATGTGGAGGAGGTGTCGGCGCTGCTGCCGGTATCCGGGCCCGGTGCGGTCTCCGGACGGGTGCGTAACCGTCGGCTGGGCCGTGTGCACTGCGCGGTCGCCGTGCACCACGGTGCCTACGACACATTCGACGAGACCTATGGCCAACTGGGCGCGTGGATCGCTCGCAATGCCACCGACGCGCAAGCCCCCATCATCGAGCGCTACCTCGTCGATCCCCTCGCAGCTGCGACCCCCGCGGACCTGCGTACCGAGATCTGGTGGCCGGTCGTGGCCGCCGCACCGAAGGAGAACTGA
- a CDS encoding ABC transporter substrate-binding protein — MPITTIRALIATLAAGSIAAGCSPVESAPATESKGAAFTLCDGSTVTIDRTPDAIATGNTAALELLLRLGAGDRVIGTAWSDGAKTLPDDIRDQAARVPSLGARTADKEKLLTSGAQVYVDPYDGMVMMGVPGPSAADFAAAKMQRVVLRSSACAATQDRPVTDLGGVEDDIRSLAALVDRKPDGDRLIATMRTTVDGAPKAPSHRPSVLYLTPGRDDAQATTVGNRQIANAIISMAGGRNVFDRTDKAQFAAPWETVVATAPEVIVVAVTRQDTQAKVDAAYEAAVTTLRADPRTAGLTAVRENRFVRAFAEDMSLPGVENATMVSTLSSALNGIR; from the coding sequence ATGCCGATCACCACGATTCGGGCCCTGATCGCCACGCTGGCAGCGGGATCGATCGCCGCCGGTTGTTCCCCCGTCGAATCCGCGCCGGCGACCGAGTCGAAGGGGGCCGCATTCACGCTGTGCGATGGCAGCACGGTGACGATCGACCGCACACCCGATGCGATAGCCACCGGCAACACCGCCGCCCTCGAACTCCTCCTCCGACTCGGCGCCGGTGACAGGGTGATCGGGACCGCCTGGTCGGACGGTGCGAAGACCCTACCGGACGATATCCGTGACCAGGCCGCGCGCGTACCGTCTCTCGGCGCCCGCACCGCCGACAAGGAGAAGCTGCTCACCTCGGGCGCGCAGGTGTACGTGGACCCGTACGACGGCATGGTGATGATGGGCGTCCCGGGCCCCTCCGCAGCTGATTTCGCGGCGGCGAAGATGCAGCGAGTGGTGCTGCGCTCGTCCGCCTGCGCGGCGACCCAGGACAGGCCCGTCACCGATCTCGGCGGGGTGGAGGACGATATCCGCTCGCTCGCCGCCCTGGTCGACCGAAAGCCAGACGGTGACCGGCTGATCGCGACGATGCGCACCACGGTCGACGGCGCACCGAAGGCGCCCTCGCACCGCCCGTCGGTGCTCTACCTGACGCCGGGCCGCGACGATGCCCAGGCCACCACCGTGGGCAATCGTCAGATCGCCAACGCGATCATCTCGATGGCGGGCGGGCGGAATGTCTTCGACCGCACCGACAAGGCGCAGTTCGCCGCGCCCTGGGAAACAGTGGTGGCCACCGCTCCCGAGGTGATCGTCGTGGCCGTGACACGGCAGGACACCCAGGCGAAGGTAGACGCCGCCTACGAAGCCGCGGTCACCACGTTGCGCGCGGATCCGCGGACGGCGGGCCTGACGGCGGTGCGGGAGAACCGGTTCGTGCGCGCCTTCGCCGAGGACATGTCACTGCCCGGCGTAGAGAACGCGACGATGGTGAGCACGTTGTCGAGCGCCCTCAACGGGATTCGGTGA
- a CDS encoding alpha/beta hydrolase, whose product MAVIAHRGRSARSRVVLWFVRIVMKTIFRLFPLSDRTLPLLRAVEPYLSRVPQSVRGVRIEKVTLGGVPTERIVPDGDADPHPRAALIYYHGGAFIGCNLDTHRRIAVLLARGLRVPVYNVEYRQYPDGGVGTSVADGFAAYRELLDSGDVDRILVAGDSAGGFVCAKVIQYAAEAGVQRPTAFAGFSPFLDISATLPRSSRHDAMLPLAKIRKLRTVLGRGPEDLRGPEDMTTDATAAYFPPTILFAADREALMVDSLELHGSLDRAGVPNEVHIYDGQVHAFVVGAGITPESWNAYKVTVAFLSDRLTEAESQEVDARVSPEHHLAS is encoded by the coding sequence ATGGCGGTCATCGCCCATCGGGGCCGCAGCGCGCGCTCGCGCGTGGTGTTGTGGTTCGTGCGGATCGTGATGAAGACGATCTTCCGGTTGTTCCCGCTGAGCGACCGCACCCTGCCGCTGCTGCGGGCAGTCGAGCCATACCTGAGCCGGGTGCCGCAGTCGGTGCGCGGAGTACGGATCGAGAAGGTGACCCTCGGCGGAGTGCCGACCGAGCGCATCGTCCCCGACGGTGACGCGGACCCGCATCCGCGCGCCGCCCTGATCTACTACCACGGCGGTGCGTTCATCGGATGCAACCTCGACACGCATCGGCGGATCGCCGTGCTGCTGGCCCGCGGCCTGCGAGTTCCCGTGTACAACGTGGAGTACCGCCAGTACCCCGACGGCGGCGTGGGCACCTCCGTGGCCGACGGTTTCGCGGCGTACCGCGAACTCCTCGACTCCGGTGATGTGGACCGGATCCTGGTTGCGGGCGACTCGGCCGGCGGGTTCGTGTGCGCGAAGGTCATTCAGTACGCCGCCGAGGCGGGCGTTCAGCGGCCCACCGCGTTCGCCGGTTTCTCACCCTTCCTCGACATCAGCGCCACGCTGCCGCGGAGCTCGCGGCACGATGCGATGCTGCCGCTGGCCAAGATCCGCAAGCTGCGGACAGTGCTCGGACGCGGCCCCGAGGACCTGCGCGGTCCCGAGGACATGACCACCGACGCCACCGCGGCGTACTTCCCGCCGACCATTCTGTTCGCCGCCGATCGCGAGGCGCTGATGGTGGACTCCTTGGAGTTGCACGGCTCTCTGGACCGGGCGGGCGTACCCAATGAGGTGCACATCTACGACGGCCAGGTGCACGCCTTCGTGGTGGGGGCCGGGATCACTCCGGAGTCCTGGAACGCCTACAAGGTGACGGTGGCCTTCCTTTCCGACCGGCTGACCGAGGCCGAGTCGCAGGAGGTGGATGCCCGGGTCAGTCCGGAGCATCACCTCGCGTCCTAG
- a CDS encoding VOC family protein — translation MTLTLQMINLDCANVAGQAEFWSRALGLEVDPNDGNAFMRTVGYANPALPRMMFLAVPEGKTVKNRMHLDLHADDRPAEVARLVALGASHVRDHDEWGVQWSVLTDPEGNEFCIAQG, via the coding sequence ATGACACTGACCCTGCAGATGATCAACCTGGACTGTGCGAACGTGGCCGGCCAGGCGGAATTCTGGTCGCGAGCACTCGGATTGGAGGTGGACCCCAACGACGGCAATGCCTTCATGCGCACCGTGGGCTACGCCAATCCGGCGCTGCCCCGGATGATGTTCCTCGCGGTCCCCGAGGGGAAGACGGTCAAGAACCGGATGCATCTGGATCTGCACGCCGACGACCGCCCTGCCGAGGTGGCACGCCTGGTTGCGCTGGGGGCCAGCCATGTTCGCGACCACGACGAGTGGGGCGTGCAATGGTCCGTGCTCACCGACCCCGAGGGCAACGAGTTCTGCATCGCGCAGGGCTGA
- a CDS encoding Pls/PosA family non-ribosomal peptide synthetase produces the protein MVPNEIPPQYLLSALAPEPRTLIDILEATVEAYPEEPAIDDGDSVLTYSELWEEVMEGADFLGRSGVQAGDRVGVRMPSGHRSLYVAILSTLAAGAAYAPVDADDPQERADLVFGEADAAAIFTGDGLWRAPATKDRAAAIAAGTAGPGNRLPTPDDDSWIIFTSGSTGTPKGVAVTNRNSAAFVDAEARLFLQQEPLRPGDRVLAGLSVAFDASCEEMWLAWRHGACLVPAPRSLVRSGMDLGPWLVSRDISVVSTVPTLASMWPAEALEAVRLLIFGGEACPPELAQRLAVDGREVWNTYGPTEATVVACAAPLDGQGPVRIGLPLQGWDLAVVDPATSLPVAEGESGELVIGGVGLARYLDPAKDAEKYAPMETLGWDRAYRSGDLVRLDPEGLLFEGRADDQVKVGGRRIELGEVDNALQNLPGVSGAAAAVRKNSAGTSMLVGYLASTDPDFDIKAAREILAEQLPAALVPRLALMDELPTRTSGKVDRNALPWPLPGADDADTGDLTGTAEWVAERWSGILGAPITSEDADFFAEGGGSLSAAQLVTALREQYPSVTVADLYDHPRLGSLAGYLDSLNPAQVAEPREVRPTPRSTGLAQILLSVPLTTLTGLQWLTWMAIANNVFAWATGSTLLPTLSWWVVLALFLVFITPIGRMTMSVIACRLLLSGLEPGVYRRGGPEHLRLWIAERFTAASGAENLSGAPWMIYYARALGAKIGRGVDLHTLPPVTGMLELGDQCSVEPEVDLAGHYLDGDELHIGAISIGEEASIGARSTLLPGAKVGRRAEIGPGSAVFGKVKAKQHWAGSPAEKIGKAEHPWPSERPPRKPYWVWIYGVSSILLAGLPMVAIAAGLALLGWVVKDASNLEEATLQSLPALPIAVIVSLAVYALLTLIAVRLLSIGLKPGYHAVRSRVGWQVWATERLMDAARTFLFPLYASLLTPLWFRMLGTKVGKDAEISTAMVIPKFTSIGDGSFLADDTMVGSYELGGGWMRIDEAKIGKRAFLGNSGMTGPGRRVPKDGLVAVLSATPSKAKSGSSWLGSPPVRLRRTAGNTDSTFTYNPSLALRMARGAVETARLLAVFVSFGLGLGVLVALNYFVINVGWWLAAVLSGVTLLVAGAAACCIAAAAKWLVVGRIGREEHPLWSSFVWRNELSDAFVECVAAPWFAHAATGTPILNLWLRMLGAKIGRGVWCETYWLPEADLVTLGDAATVSRGCVVQTHLFHDRIMAMDTVVLGKGATLGPHCVALPASSVGDGATVGPASLVMRGDSVPANTKWQGNPISPWVFNEGKRKRD, from the coding sequence GTGGTCCCGAACGAGATCCCCCCGCAATATCTGCTGTCCGCGCTGGCCCCCGAGCCGCGGACCTTGATCGACATCCTCGAAGCCACCGTCGAGGCGTACCCCGAAGAGCCCGCGATCGACGACGGCGACAGCGTGCTGACCTACTCCGAGCTGTGGGAGGAGGTGATGGAGGGCGCCGACTTCCTGGGCCGCAGCGGCGTACAGGCGGGCGACCGGGTGGGCGTGCGGATGCCGTCGGGACACCGCTCGCTGTACGTGGCGATCCTCTCCACCCTGGCCGCCGGGGCGGCGTACGCTCCCGTCGACGCCGACGATCCCCAGGAGCGCGCCGACCTGGTCTTCGGTGAGGCCGACGCCGCCGCGATCTTCACCGGCGACGGACTGTGGCGCGCACCGGCGACCAAGGATCGCGCGGCGGCCATCGCGGCCGGCACCGCGGGCCCGGGCAACCGTCTCCCCACCCCCGACGACGATTCCTGGATCATCTTCACCTCCGGGTCCACCGGCACCCCCAAGGGCGTCGCCGTGACGAACCGCAATTCGGCCGCCTTCGTCGACGCCGAGGCCCGTCTGTTCCTCCAGCAGGAACCACTCAGGCCGGGCGATCGCGTGCTCGCCGGCCTTTCGGTGGCCTTCGACGCCTCCTGCGAGGAGATGTGGCTGGCGTGGCGGCACGGTGCCTGCCTCGTACCCGCACCGCGTTCGCTGGTGCGCTCGGGCATGGACCTGGGACCGTGGCTGGTGTCCCGCGACATTTCCGTGGTGTCGACGGTGCCGACCCTCGCATCCATGTGGCCGGCGGAAGCCCTGGAAGCGGTTCGGCTGTTGATCTTCGGCGGCGAGGCGTGCCCGCCGGAGTTGGCGCAGCGACTGGCCGTGGACGGCCGTGAGGTGTGGAACACCTACGGTCCCACCGAGGCCACCGTCGTCGCCTGCGCAGCGCCCCTCGACGGTCAGGGCCCGGTGCGCATCGGCCTGCCGTTGCAAGGCTGGGACCTAGCAGTCGTCGACCCGGCCACCTCACTGCCGGTGGCGGAGGGTGAATCCGGCGAATTGGTGATCGGCGGGGTGGGCCTGGCCCGATACCTCGATCCCGCGAAGGACGCCGAGAAGTACGCGCCGATGGAGACGCTCGGTTGGGACCGTGCCTACCGCTCCGGAGATCTGGTGCGACTCGATCCGGAAGGGCTGCTGTTCGAGGGCCGCGCCGACGATCAGGTCAAAGTGGGTGGGCGGCGTATCGAACTCGGCGAGGTCGACAATGCGCTGCAGAACCTGCCCGGTGTCTCGGGCGCCGCCGCGGCGGTCCGGAAGAACTCGGCCGGTACGTCGATGCTGGTCGGCTACCTCGCCTCCACCGACCCCGATTTCGATATCAAGGCCGCCCGCGAGATCCTCGCCGAGCAGCTGCCCGCTGCGTTGGTGCCACGGCTCGCCCTGATGGACGAGCTGCCCACCCGCACCTCGGGCAAGGTCGACCGCAACGCCCTGCCCTGGCCGCTACCCGGTGCCGACGACGCCGACACCGGCGATCTGACCGGCACCGCCGAGTGGGTCGCCGAGCGCTGGTCCGGCATCCTCGGCGCCCCGATCACCAGCGAGGATGCCGACTTCTTCGCCGAGGGCGGCGGTTCGCTGAGCGCCGCCCAGCTGGTGACGGCACTGCGCGAGCAGTACCCGTCGGTCACCGTCGCCGACCTCTACGACCATCCGCGGCTCGGCTCGCTCGCCGGGTATCTGGACTCTCTGAACCCGGCCCAGGTGGCCGAGCCCCGCGAGGTACGCCCCACGCCGCGGTCGACGGGTCTGGCCCAGATCCTGCTGTCGGTGCCGCTCACCACGCTGACCGGCCTGCAGTGGTTGACCTGGATGGCCATCGCCAACAACGTCTTCGCCTGGGCCACCGGTTCCACGCTGCTGCCCACGCTGAGCTGGTGGGTGGTACTGGCGCTGTTCCTGGTGTTCATCACCCCCATCGGCCGCATGACGATGTCGGTGATCGCGTGCCGCCTGCTGCTCTCCGGACTCGAACCCGGCGTGTACCGGCGCGGTGGCCCGGAGCATCTGAGGCTGTGGATCGCCGAGCGGTTCACCGCAGCGTCGGGTGCGGAGAATCTGTCGGGCGCACCGTGGATGATCTACTACGCTCGCGCGCTCGGCGCGAAGATCGGCCGCGGCGTCGACCTGCACACGCTCCCGCCGGTGACCGGCATGTTGGAGCTGGGCGACCAGTGCTCGGTGGAGCCCGAGGTCGACCTCGCCGGTCACTACCTCGACGGCGACGAACTGCACATCGGCGCGATCAGCATCGGCGAGGAAGCCTCGATCGGCGCGCGCTCCACGTTGCTGCCGGGCGCGAAGGTGGGCCGCCGCGCCGAGATCGGCCCGGGTTCCGCGGTGTTCGGCAAGGTGAAGGCGAAGCAGCACTGGGCGGGCTCGCCCGCCGAGAAGATCGGTAAGGCCGAACACCCGTGGCCGTCCGAACGGCCGCCCCGCAAGCCCTACTGGGTATGGATCTACGGTGTCAGCTCGATCCTGCTCGCCGGCCTGCCGATGGTGGCGATCGCCGCGGGCCTGGCCCTGCTGGGTTGGGTCGTGAAGGACGCATCGAACCTCGAAGAGGCGACGCTGCAGTCCCTTCCGGCCCTGCCGATCGCGGTGATCGTCTCGCTCGCCGTCTACGCGTTGCTCACGTTGATCGCGGTGCGACTGCTCTCGATCGGCCTCAAGCCGGGCTATCACGCGGTACGCAGCCGGGTGGGCTGGCAGGTGTGGGCCACCGAGCGGCTGATGGACGCCGCACGCACCTTCCTGTTCCCGCTGTACGCGTCACTGCTCACCCCGCTGTGGTTCCGGATGCTGGGCACCAAGGTCGGCAAGGACGCCGAGATCTCCACGGCGATGGTGATTCCCAAGTTCACCTCCATCGGCGACGGGTCGTTCCTGGCCGACGACACCATGGTCGGCAGTTACGAGCTGGGCGGCGGTTGGATGCGGATCGACGAGGCGAAGATCGGCAAGCGAGCCTTCCTCGGCAATTCGGGAATGACGGGTCCGGGCCGCCGCGTCCCGAAGGACGGCCTCGTCGCCGTGCTCAGCGCGACGCCGTCGAAGGCGAAGTCCGGCAGTTCGTGGCTCGGCAGCCCGCCGGTCCGCTTGCGCCGCACCGCAGGCAACACCGATTCCACCTTCACCTACAACCCCTCACTGGCGCTGCGCATGGCCCGCGGCGCGGTGGAGACGGCCCGCCTGCTCGCCGTGTTCGTCAGTTTCGGGCTGGGGCTGGGCGTGCTGGTGGCCCTGAACTACTTCGTGATCAACGTCGGCTGGTGGCTCGCGGCTGTGCTATCCGGCGTCACGCTGCTGGTCGCCGGCGCCGCCGCCTGCTGCATCGCCGCAGCGGCGAAATGGTTGGTGGTGGGCCGGATCGGGCGCGAAGAACATCCGCTGTGGTCGTCGTTCGTGTGGCGCAACGAGCTGTCCGACGCCTTCGTCGAGTGCGTGGCCGCGCCGTGGTTCGCCCACGCCGCCACCGGTACCCCGATCCTCAACCTGTGGCTGCGGATGCTGGGCGCGAAGATCGGCCGCGGTGTGTGGTGCGAGACCTATTGGCTGCCCGAAGCCGATCTGGTGACGCTCGGCGACGCGGCGACCGTCTCCCGCGGATGCGTGGTGCAAACGCACCTGTTCCACGACCGCATCATGGCGATGGACACCGTCGTGCTCGGCAAGGGCGCCACATTGGGACCGCATTGCGTCGCGCTGCCCGCCTCGTCGGTGGGTGACGGCGCCACGGTGGGCCCCGCGTCGCTGGTGATGCGGGGCGATTCGGTGCCCGCGAACACCAAGTGGCAGGGCAACCCGATCTCGCCGTGGGTGTTCAACGAGGGCAAGCGCAAACGTGATTGA